The following nucleotide sequence is from Nitratidesulfovibrio termitidis HI1.
GTGGAGCCGGTGTTCGGCCGGGCGGAATGGTTCGTGGTGACCGATACGGAAACCGAGGGTGTCATTGCCGTGCGCAACGCGCACCGCGACGACCGCGAAGGTGCCGGGCGCTCGGTGGCGCAACTGCTGTCCGCCGCGCGGGCCACGGTGGTGCTGTGCGGTGAATGCGGCCCCAAGGCGCGGCTGGCCCTGGCCGATGCGGGCATCGAGGTGCTGGCGGCCAGCAGCGGGCTGGTCAGCGAGGCGGTGGCCCGGTATCGGGAACTTGTCGGTAGCGTCCCGCAGCAGTAGATAGTGTTATTCCGGCATGTTGACTGCGCGTTGGCATACGCCCGCAGGGTGCGGCGCATCATGCGCGCAGGCTACGAAAAGACGAACTGCT
It contains:
- a CDS encoding NifB/NifX family molybdenum-iron cluster-binding protein, with the translated sequence MRIAVAADGPRPDSNVEPVFGRAEWFVVTDTETEGVIAVRNAHRDDREGAGRSVAQLLSAARATVVLCGECGPKARLALADAGIEVLAASSGLVSEAVARYRELVGSVPQQ